The following proteins are encoded in a genomic region of Xenopus laevis strain J_2021 chromosome 3L, Xenopus_laevis_v10.1, whole genome shotgun sequence:
- the LOC121401085 gene encoding regulatory protein zeste-like, with product MGAKLCNILHRHRHTETVDINQSFDACEPWVSICFSGMKQELLRDIRKEMRIAAGAQKLYLVTKDRQTKAQVKELRNISERKVKALFSSLHKLNVQLAQREAENSPVLETTRDTDVNFPAPEIAAPEVQVTSDPASDSSQHQHDESSEEPVPETEQLPEEPSDRDLPVEDTNEEAEEEAESVVEEDPVQQQQQNEEER from the exons ATGGGCGCCAAACTGTGCAACATCCTGCACCGGCACCGGCATACTGAG ACTGTTGACATCAATCAGTCTTTTGATGCTTGTGAGCCCTGGGTGAGTATTTGCTTTTCAGGTATGAAGCAGGAGCTGCTGAGAGACATCCGGAAGGAGATGAGGATAGCAGCAGGGGCGCAAAAGCTGTACCTTGTCACCAAGGACAGACAGACCAAAGCCCAAGTGAAGGAGCTGAGGAACATCAGTGAGAGGAAGGTGAAAGCCCTTTTCTCCTCTCTCCACAAGCTCAATGTGCAGCTAGCTCAGAGGGAAGCAGAGAATTCTCCAG TTCTGGAGACTACAAGGGACACCGATGTCAACTTCCCTGCACCAGAGATCGCTGCGCCTGAGGTTCAGGTCACTTCAGACCCCGCCAGTGATTCATCACAA CATCAACATGATGAATCATCTGAGGAACCTGTTCCAGAGACAGAACAGCTGCCTGAAGAACCATCTGACAG ggacttacCTGTAGAAGATACAAATGAGGAGGCTGAGGAAGAGGCAGAATCTGTTGTTGAAGAAGATCCagtgcaacaacaacaacagaatgAGGAAGAAAGGTAA